From Nicotiana tabacum cultivar K326 chromosome 15, ASM71507v2, whole genome shotgun sequence, the proteins below share one genomic window:
- the LOC107808609 gene encoding agamous-like MADS-box protein AGL62, whose product MGRKSNGRKKIDMVKIQNERNLQVSFSKRRIGLFKKASELCTLSGAEVALVGFSPGNKVYSFGHPSVDLIMDRFLAENPQPNANVGEVNMEELIDKEGILEMERSRGKDLQRTWREERWWEAPIEELNFFQLQQMAEAMEMTKKQCEIEAEHQEKVHGIAFPYRTLGSALAPYGGARASFSYGSNARASEFRG is encoded by the coding sequence ATGGGAAGAAAGAGTAACGGTCGCAAAAAAATTGACATGGTGAAGATACAAAACGAGAGAAACTTACAAGTGAGTTTCTCCAAGCGACGAATTGGCCTCTTCAAGAAGGCTAGTGAACTTTGTACACTAAGTGGTGCTGAAGTTGCCTTAGTGGGTTTTTCCCCCGGAAACAAAGTTTACTCATTTGGCCACCCTTCTGTGGATTTGATCATGGATAGGTTCCTCGCAGAGAACCCTCAACCCAATGCTAATGTTGGTGAGGTCAATATGGAAGAGTTGATCGACAAAGAGGGGATATTGGAAATGGAGAGAAGCCGCGGAAAAGACTTACAAAGAACCTGGAGGGAGGAGCGTTGGTGGGAAGCTCCAATTGAAGAGCTAAActtttttcaacttcaacaaaTGGCAGAGGCAATGGAAATGACAAAGAAGCAATGTGAAATAGAGGCGGAACACCAGGAAAAGGTGCATGGTATTGCATTTCCATATCGTACCCTTGGAAGTGCCTTGGCTCCTTATGGGGGGGCTAGGGCGAGCTTTTCGTATGGCTCCAATGCTAGGGCATCTGAATTTCGTGGCTAG